From the Prosthecobacter sp. SYSU 5D2 genome, the window CACTCTCCACGAAAGCTCACCAGCACATGACAGCTGTCATAACCAAACCAAAACGTCTGCACATCGCGGTCGCCACCGCTGGCAAAGTGGTCGCGACCGTCATGCAGCGTGTGCAGCAGACGCTCCGCACGGAATTCTTCAAAAGGCAGGATGTTCAGCAGGATCTGTCGGCGCCAGCCAAGCAGCAGACCGTTGACAGAGCCACCATTTTTCAGGCGCTCCATTGCCGCACGGAGGGAAGGGGTGATGTTTGCAGCCATGATGTTTATGCTTCCTGGGTGGTGACTTCGGTGAGCAGTTCGTAAAGGAGTACTTTTTTGCCGATAAGCGCCCCGGCACCCGGATCTTTCGGGCCCGTGCCCTCTTCATGATAGGCATAGCCCACCGTCAGGTCCTCCTCCTGCAGCGTGCCCGTCCAGGCTTCGCCCAGGTTCAGCGCATCGCCGATCTTGGAGCCAAAGTGACGCAGCCCCTGGAAATCAGCAGCAAAGGCATCCACGACTTCCTGGTCGCCAGAGCTTTCGACAAGCCCGTCTTTGAGGGTGAAAAGAGTCAGCGAGGGGGGTTGGTCATCACTCATATACAAGTTCCTCTCAAAATTCGGCTCTTAACGCAAGTCTGGACGCCTCTCACCCCCCCATTTTTTCCAAGATCCAAAGGCACTGACAGGCTGACTTGAGCTGAATGGGCTTGCCAGCCACCTGCTGGCGCATGGTATTATTCATCCTCATGAAACGTGTGTTCATCGGAGTCTTCATCCTTATGGCTGGTGCGCTAATTGGGCAGGATGGCAAGGCCTCGTCGCCTGATAAGGAACGGCTGGATCAATTGTATGATGCCGTCCAGGTGGGAGATGTCGAAGTGGCGACCCAACTCCTGCGTTCAGGGGTGGACCCCAATGGCGGGACTGACACCTACCCTGACATTCCCTTTCATAAGGCCATCTCACAGGGAAACAAGGAGATGGTGACGGCCTTCATCGAAGCAGGAGCCCGGCTCAACGGCCCCTTTGAATCCAATCAAACGCCACTTTCCTCAGTGGGCGGGCTCTTGCCATTTGTGGGAGATGCTGAAAATTTGCTGGAGTTTCTGATCTCGAAAGGGGCCGATCCTCGCCAGGATCCGCATGCCCTGGCAGCCGCTGCCAAAAGAGATCTTGATCAAGTTCGCTTTTTGTTAGACAGGGGTGCGCCCCTCACTGCTGAAGCACTGGGTGCTGCCGTCCAGGCTTATAAAATGGATGTGTTCGAATTTCTGCTACAAAAGGGGGCCGATTCGAAGGCCGTGCTCCAAGATGGCGACACATTATTTTATTGTGCCTGCGCCTCGAGTTACCATTCTTTTTCCCATGATACTGAATCTCCGAAGGTCGTGACGGCCATGCTGGACCGGTTGCTGGCACTAGGGGTGAACCCTGAATCCGCCAATAAGAAAGGCCGCACGCCGGTGCATGGAGCCGTCGAGTCAGTGAATAAAGAAGCTCTCAAATGGCTGATCCAGCATGGCGCGAATCTGGATGCTACAGACCACCAGGGACAAACGGCTCTAATGCTAGCAGCGCACCATTTTTTAGAATTGCCGGAGGTCGTCAGCATACTCGCTTCAGGCGGCGCTTCCCTGGACCTCCTGGATCGTCAAAATCGCAGCGCTCTCGATCACGCCTATGAGACAAGCAGGTGGCTGGTCGTGGAGAAGCTGGTTTCCCTGGGCGCATCCTATGGGGATGCGGAAGCCTTTATCCGTCGTCTGGTCAAAACGACGGAAACAGAGACCATTCAAACCTCCAGCCTTCGCCGCATGGTGACGAAGGTCCTGCCAGCCATCCAAGATGCCAAATCCTTTGAGGTGGACGGCAGATCATTGATGGTTTGGGCAGTATTGGTCAATGACCTGGAATTGCTGAAAGCCTTTCTCGCCGCCGGGTGCCCTGTTGATGCCTCCGATTCCGATGGCCGTACACCCTTGCTATGGGCGGGCATGGTTGGGGCCAAAGATATTTATGCGCATCTCTTGTTGCTGGGGGCCGATCCAGCCTCAACAGACATAGAGGGGCGCACCACCGAGCAGTGGCTGGCCATCTCCTCAAAGAGGTTTTCAAAGCCGCTCATCGAATGAGTGTAGATGGCTGCTATTCCTTAACTGCAGGCATCTTGACAAAAGCCGTGACAATCTTGGCGCTTCCCGGATAACGGCCCTCTTGGGATGCGTGCCAGGCGATGCACAACCAGCCCTCAGTCGCCGCTATGGAGAGGCTGCTGTTCCAGTGGCTGATGCCCGGTAAGGCCTGGTGTTCCAGCTTCTGAGTCACGGGATCGTAGCTGCTGAGCAGGGTCTGCCAGCGCTCGTCTTGCGCTGATTGGGACTGCCCGCTCTCTTGGACCCATGCAACCCACCAGCGGCCTGCTGCCCAGAGCGGGGAGGATGCGGCGGGGAAGTCATAGATCGTCGCCACCTTTCCTAGTGGCAATGTTTTATCCTCAGCAGAGCCATTTAGACTGGCCATGCTGAGATGCAGGTGATGAGCAGAGAAGTGTTGCTCTTCCTCATCGTCAGACCAAATAAAGGCCACCTGTTCACCGTTGAAGCTCGCTTTATCCGCATAGGGTGATGAAGCTGTAATTTCGATGGGCAACGGGCGCTCCACTCGCTGGGGCAAGTCATAGGGATGCTCAATCAAAACCGCACGATGCAGCCGGTTCTCTTCACGTTTTGGAGTTTCACCTGGCTTTAACAGCTCCTGTTCTTCAATATCTGAGGTGGATCGGAACTCGACTTTAGAGAACTGATTTTTCCGTTCAGGATAGTTCACCCGATGGCGAGGGATAAATACACTGCCATCCGGCTCATAAATGACCGCACTTTTAACTTCGACTGGATCTCCCTTCTCCACGGCGAGTCTCGTCGTAAAAGAGATCAAAAACCGGCCATCCTCGACCATCACTTGGGGATAAGTATCCCCTGCAGGATCCACGTGCGCCAGCAATGGCCCAGGCAGGACTATCCCCCAAATGAGAACCATGATCTTACGCCACATCCTGGGATCCTATTTCAAGCCCCCAATCACACGCAAGCTTTCTTCCCGCTCTGATGAGACCGTTTCTCCCTTGAGCCGGGGCCAGTCTCCGCTATATCATGAGCATGGTCGCTGTCGCCACCCCCACCCTGGTCACTGAAATTCTCCGCCTCAAAAAAGAGCGGAATGCTGTCATTCTTGCTCACAACTACCAGTCCAAAGAAATCCAGGAGATTGCCGATTTTGTGGGCGACTCCCTCGGCCTGGCCTATCACGCGAAGGAGACTGATGCGGATGTCATCGCCTTTTGCGGGGTTCATTTCATGGCGGAGACCGCCAAAATCGTCAATCCCACCAAGACGGTCATTCTTCCCGATGCCAATGCCGGCTGCTCCCTGGAGCAGAGCTGCCCCGGCCCGCAGCTTGAGGCCTTCCTGAAGGCTAACGCGGAAAAGAACTATTACGTCATCGCTTACATCAATTGCAGCGCCCACGTCAAAGCCCTCAGCGATTGCATCTGCACCAGCGGCAACGCGGTGAAAATCGTCAATGCTGCCCCGGCTGACCGGCCCATCCTTTTTGTCCCAGACCAGAACCTGGGGAGCTGGGTCATGGAGCAGACGGGCCGCAAGATGGACCTTTGGAAAGGGGCCTGCTATGTGCATGTGGAGTTCACCCGCGACAGCATCCAGGGCATCAAGGACGAGTATCCGGACGCCGAGGTCGTCGCCCACCCGGAGTGTACGTATGCCGTGCGTATGCTGGCGGATGTGGTGTGTTCCACGGAAAAAATGGTTCACTACTGCCAGGGCAGCCCGGCCAGCACCTTCATCATCGTCACCGAAAGCGGCATGATGCACCGCCTGGAGCGGGAAGTGCCTGGCAAGCGTTTCATCCCCGGCCCCACCGGCCACTGCGCCTGTGCCGACTGCCGCTACATGAAGCTGAACACCCTACAAAAGCTCCACGATTCCCTCCGCGACCTCACCCCCCAGGTGACCATGCCCGAGGAAATCCGCGTCCGCGCCGAGAAACCGCTGCTGCGCATGCTGGAACTGAGCCGGTAAGGATCGCCTAAACCGGCTTTCTTCACGCGCATTCCAGAGGGTAACTGCGATTATAAATGCTGCTTAGAGCGTCCAGTCGCGTATCTTTTCCCGATGAATCCTAATCCCCGCAGGAGTCTGTGCGTCATTCTCAACTGTGAATCCGGCACCCTGGCCACCCTGGGACCGGATGTCGTGGAGCAGGGATTGAAGGAAATTTTTGAGGAGCTGGGCTGCGAGGTGGAGATCTGCCAGGTGCCAGGAAAAGAAGTGGAGGCGGCCCTGGAAAAAGCCCGCGATGGCGATGCCGATGCCGTCATAGTTGGAGGCGGGGATGGTACTGTCGCCACGGCGGCCACCGTTTTTGCCGGTCATGCCAAGCCCCTCGGTATTCTGCCCCTGGGCACCTTCAATCTTGCCGCCAGGGATGTCGGCATGCCACTGGACTGGCAGGAGGCCGCTCGTGCCCTGGTCACCGCCCCAGTGGGTGAGATGGACCTTCTCGATGTCGCTGGAAATCTCTACATGTGCGTTGTGGTTCTCGGCTTTTATCCTGCCCTTGTCATGGGCCGCCCGGAGTATCACGGAAGCTGGATCGTCAAATCCGCGCGCACCCTGTGGGATGCCCTGCGCAGTGCGGCCACCTTTCCGCCGTTGCACCTTTGCCTTCAGGAAGGGGACAAGGTCATCCGCCATCGCACCCGCATCGCCCTGCTGGCCAACAATGACTACGAGGATCTGTTTGGCATCATCCCACGGCGGCGCACGCTGGATGCCGGTTACTTCACCGTTTATGTTTCCAAGCACCAGACGCAGTTTGGCCTCATGCGCTCCTTTGTCGCCTGGGTCATGGGCCGGTGGAAAGAAGATCGCGAAATCGTCTCCATGCGTGCCACGGACCTGGAAATCCGTGTCACCCGCAAGCGCCGCATCCCGGTCATGATGGACGGCGAGCTGGAAAAACTCACCGTTCCCCTGCGGGTGAAATTGGTGCCCAAAGCCCTCCGCGTCATCGCCCCCCGCATCGCGGAGGAAGCCGCCCTGGCAGAGGAAACCACCGCGGCCGCCTGACCATGCGCCTGGTCCACATTTCTGACCTCCACTTTGGGGCCGTCTCGCCGGACATGCCCGCTTTTTTGCGGGATGCGGTGATGGCAGCGGAGCCGGAGGTCGTCGTCGTCAGCGGAGACCTCACCCAAAACGGCCGCGCCCGCGAGTTTGAAGAAGCCCGCACTTTCCTGGATTCCATTCCCATCCCGCAGCTCGTCGTCCCAGGAAACCATGACGTCCCCCGCTGGTGGGTCATTTGGGAGCGCTTCCGCCGTCCTTGGCGGCATTACCGGTGCATCGTGCAGGAGGACCTGGAACCCGTCTGGACAAGCCCCGGCCTCTTTGTCATGGGCACCAATTCCGCCCGTATCGCTGGCTGGCATCTGGACTGGTCACGCGGCCGCCTGTCTCATCATCAAATGGCCCGCATGGTCAAAACCGGCCAGGAAGCTGATGACAACGCCCTCAAGGTCCTCGTCGTCCATCATCCCCCCGCCGCCCCGCCGCAGGGCACCCGCCGCCACCTCATCGGCCGTCAGCGGGAGTTTTCCCAGTCGGTCAATCTCGCGGGCGTGGACCTCATTCTGGCCGGGCATTTCCACATCAGTTATGCGCAGACCCTCCGCCTCAGCGGCGGCAGTGCTGCCCGTAGCTGCGTCCTCTCCGCCGTCTCCACCGCCATCTCCCATCGTCTCAAAGGCGAGCCCAACGGCTTCCACATCATCGAAGGGGACGCCCACGAGCTCACCGTCCAGGCCAGCCGCTGGGACGGCACCGGCTACACCCCCGGTAAAAAATGGCGCTTCCACCGCGCTGCGGACAAACGTGACTGGCAGGAGGCCTGACTTCCACATTAAAGTGGTCCGCACTGTCCCTAGTGCGGGAACGACAGGTCAGCGGGGTTGAGGAGCTCATCTCCGCCCGCTTCACACCACCCAATCCCGCGCCACCGGCCTCACCGTCCGCACCGCTTCTGCATACTTGGCTCCGCAGGCCAGGCCGCGATACCGCGCCAGCACCGTCTTGGTCTCCACCGCCGCCTCCTTTTGCACATCCAGCGGACGGTTGCGGACATAGGCCATCAGCCCGCCCAGCCACTCGGTGGCGGCTGGCCACACGCTGCTCACATCCACATAGGTGTCCGGCGTGAAGTCAATCGTATGCCCCGGCCCGTTGTCATACCAGAAGACCTGGGACGGGCTGCGCGCATTGTCATCCCCCAGCAGCCGCGCCGGTTGAAACAGCGCCGCATGGCTGATGGCGGAGGCCGCCTCATGATCCGGGTGCCGGTCCTTCGGCCATAGCATGAAGGCCGTGTCCGGCTTCACCTCCGCCACCACCTGGGCCACCTCCCGCTTGGCCTCCAACGTCGGTTCGAAGCCCATGGAGCTGTAGTTTAGAAATCGCATTTCGATGCCGCGCTCCTTGGCCATCTCGATGGTCTTTTGCTTCAGCCCCTCCTCACGCCCCCGCACTGGCGGCCAGTTGCTGTAGTCGCCGATCAGGCTCAGGATCACCACCCGCTGGTGCTGCTGCACGGCCTTCAAAAGAATGCCCGGCAGTCCGAAAGGGCAGTCATCATAATGGGCACCGATGGCGAGGATGGTCTTGGGCATAAGAGAAGGGAAGGGGATACGCTCCTTCCGGCGCTTACCTTCCGCGTCTCAGGCCTTCCACTAGTTTTTCTCCTGCCGCATGCAGCGTCTCCTCCTTTTTGGCAAAGTGGAAACGGATGTACCGGTGCTCCGGCTCCCGGTAAAAGCTGGACCCCGGCACGCCCGTCACACCCACCTCGGACGTCAGCCACGCTGCCGCTTCCGTGTCTGTGGCAAAGCCTAGCGAGTGGATGTTTAACATCGTGTAATAGGCTCCTTGCGGTTCCGTGAAGGGCAGCCCTGTCTGGCGCAGATACGGCAGAAAAACATCCCGCTTGGCCTTGTAGTCACTCTGCAGACCCGCATAGTAGCTGGCAGGAAATTCCAGCGCCGTCACCGCCGCCTCCTGCAAAGGCGCAGCCGCTCCCACTGTGAGAAAGTCATGCACCTTTTTGCAACGTGAGATGAGATTCTCCGGTGCGATGACATGGCCCAGCCGCCAGCCGGTGATGGAGTAAGTCTTCGAAAGCGACCCGCAGCTCAGCGTCCGCTCCCACATGCCTGGCAGCGTGGCAAAATACGTGTGCTCATTCGGCGCATAGACGATGTGTTCATACACCTCGTCCATCAGCACAAACGCATCGAATTCATCCGCCAGCTCCGCGATGAAAAGCAGCTCCCCCCGCGTGAAAACCTTGCCGCATGGATTCGATGGGTTGCAGATGACAATCGCCTTGGCCCCATCCGCAAACGCCTTGCGCAGCTCATCACGATCAAACTCATAGTTAGGTGCATGCAGCGTGATGTGCACCGGGATTGCCCCGGACAGGATCGCATCCGCCGCATAGTTTTCGTAAAACGGCGAAAACACGATCACCTTGTCCCCCGGATCACAGGCCGTCATCATGGCCACCATCATCGCCTCCGTGCTGCCGCAGGTCACCACCACATGCCGGTCCGCATCCAGATCCAGCCCGGTGTATTGGGAGTGCTTCCGTGCCAGCGCCTGGCGGAACCGCGGCGCGCCCCAAGTCACCGCATACTGATGATGCGGCCCCCGGATGGCCACCGCCAGCGCCTCAATCAGCTCCTCCGGCGGATCAAAATCCGGAAACCCCTGCGCCAGGTTGATGGACCCGTGCCGGTTGGACTGGCGCGTCATCTCCCGGATGACGGATTCCGTAAAAATTTCAAGGCGGCGTGCTGGCTGTGGCATGGGTTGGGGATGGAAACCGATGAGTGGGCGGAAACCTCTGCCAATTCAAGCAGGATCGGGAATGAAACGGCAGATGAATTCGCTTGCCGGTTTTCTCATTTGCTCCGTTATGAGTCACCCCCTCCATGACCCGTCCCCCCACCTCCGCCCTCTTGAGCGCGGTCATGGCCTTTGGACTTTGGGGCATCATTCCTATTTATTGGAAATGGATCGGTCACCTCGGCGCGGACGTGGCGGTGGCGCAGCGGGTGGTGTGGACGATGGCGCTCACCTTGCCCCTGCTCTTGCTGCGGGGCGAGCTTGGGCAATGGCTCCGAGAGCTGCGACGCGCTGACGTGCTTCGCACGCACTCTCTGGCCGCCGTCCTGCTCGGGGTGAACTGGGGCACCTTTGTCTGGGCTGCCCTACACGGGCACCTGGTGGAATGCAGCCTCGGTTACTTTCTCAATCCGCTGCTCAATGTCGTCATCGGCTACCTGCTGCTGGGAGAAAGGCTGTCGCGGGGGCAGCGGGTGAGCGTGGCCCTGGCGTCATGCGGGGTACTCCTGCAAATGCTCGCCGTGGGCAGGCCGCCGTGGATCGCATTGGTCCTCGCCTTCTCCTTCGGTTTTTACGGCTTGGTACGGCGTCAGTCCGTCCAGGGACCGCTGACCGGACTGGCCACGGAATCCCTCGTCGCGCTGCCGCTGGCGGGCGGTTTTCTGATCTGGCAGAGCCTGCATGGCCGCGCTGTGTTTGGCGATGGCGGCGGCCTGGACCTGGCTCTCGTCCTTGGGCTGGGCGTTGTGACGACGGTGCCGCTCCTGGGCTTTGCTCACGCGGCACGGAAGCTGCCATTCAGTTTGTTAGGCCTGTTGCAGTTCCTGGCACCCACAGGGCAGTTCCTCCTGGGCGTTTTGGCTTTTGGGGAGGCTCTCAGTCCGCTGTCCCTGGTGGCCTTTGCCTTCATCTGGACCGCCATCGCCATCTTCTGCATGGACCTGAGGCGAAAGCGTTGATACTACCATCGGAATCTTCCTTCCGAAAAAAGTCCCCGCCCGCAACGTTATCTGTGCCCCTCATGAAACGATTTTCCCTGCTCGCCTGCCTCACTATGACCTCGCTCTTCAGCCTAAACGCCGTTGAGATTGTCGCCCATCGCGGTTTCTCCGCACGCGCTCCTGAGAATACCGTCGCCGCCTTCAACCTCGCCTGGCAGCAGGGCGCGGATGCCTGTGAGCTCGATCTTCTTTTGACTGGCGATGGCGAGATCGCCGTGCTGCATGATGCAGACACCAAGCGCACCACCAAGGTCGCCAAAATCGTCCGGGACAGCACTCTTGCCGACCTGCAGACCCTGGATGCCGGCTCCTTTAAGAACGCCATCTTCAAAGGCGAAAAAATCCCCAGCCTGGAGGAAAGCCTGGCCACGTTGCCGCTGGGTACGCGCCGTTTTTTCCTGGAGGTGAAAAGCGGCCCGGAAGTCGTCCCCGTTCTCGCCAAAAAACTGGCCAAATGGCGACTGCGCGGCCACCAGCTCTGCATCATCGCCTTCAACCGTCAGGTCGCCCAGGAATCCAAAAAAGCCCTTCCCTGGATCAAGGTGTACCGCCTCTCCTCTGAGAAGGAGAACAAGAAGCCCGTGGACCTCACCCAGCTCATTGCCGATACAAAGGCCGACGGCCTCGACGGCCTGGACCTGGGCCTCAAGTGGAAGTGGAGTGAGGCCATGGTGAAGCAGATCAAAGACGCTGGCCTGGAAGTCCATGTCTGGACCGTCAACCGCCCTGGTGACGTGCGCCGCCTCGCCGGCTTCGGCGTGGACAGCATCACCACCGATGATCCCATCATGGCCAGAGCCGCTTTGGAGAAGAAATGATTGCTTTTGACCCACCGCTCCGTTTTTGAATGCCTCTCCCAACCCTCATGAAAAACACTGCCCTTGCCCTCCTTGGCCTCCTCCTGCTCACCGCCTGTGAAAAGCCGGAGCGCGTCATCCCCTCCCATGTCGCCACCAATCCGGTGCCCCGTGATGAAAAATGGATGACCCGTCACAACACCTTCAATGAAATCTCCAAAAAAGGCGAAGCCACTCTCGTCTTCCTGGGCGACTCCATCACCCAGGGCTGGGAAAAAAATGGCAAAGCCGCCTGGGAGAAGTTTTATGGCAGCCGCAAAGCCGCCAATTTTGGCATCGGCGGTGACCGCACCGAGCACGTCTTGTGGCGCCTGGATAATGGCAACTTCGACGGTCTCAAGCCCAAGCTCATCGTCCTGATGATCGGCACCAACAACACTGGCCACGCTGGCCGCCCGATGAAGGAGCTCAACGATGCCAATTACGAGTGCAGCGCCGACCAGACCTTTGACGGGGTGGAGCTCATCCTCCGTCGTCTCAAGACCAAGGCCCCCCAGGCCAAGGTCCTCGTCCTCGGCATCTTCCCGCGTGGAGAAAACAATGAAGACGCCATGCGCAAACAGAACCAGGAGACCAATGCCAAAATCGCCACCCTTGCCGATGGCAAGCGCATCCATTACCTCGACATCAGCCAGACCTTCCTCCAGCCCGATGGCACCCTGACCCGCGAGGTGATGCCTGATCTACTGCACCTTTCTGAAAACGGTTATGGCATGTGGGCCGAGGCCATCGAGCCGAAGATCAAGGAACTGCTGGGAGAATAAAGCAGCGGACACTTCCAGATCCTTGTTCACCATCTCAAGGCCGCCTCTCACCGGGCGGCCTTTTGTGTTTTCAGATGGGACGCAGAGGAATGTTGCGCTGCAAAACGCCTTTTGGTATAACTAAAAGTAATTCTGTTATTCAAATGGGCGCCATCTTGGAGGCCAGATTTTACAGGATCAACCTGACCATCATGCGCCATGCTGACACCAACTGACATAGCTGACTGCGGGGAACGCCATGTGGAGAACTGGCTTACCGAAAAAGGATACCGCTGCTACCGCCACAAGCAGCGTCATGGCACCAAAGACCTGGAGGCCCGCAGCGAGGACAGCAACATGCTAGTTCACATCAATGCCACTTTAGAACCGAAAGCGGTCCCTGTCCTTACCCAGGCGGAGCATGACAGCATCTGCTCGCGCGCCATGATGCTGGGGTTTGACCCCTGGCTGGCCCAGCTCCAGGTGGACCGTCATGGTGACCTCTATGGCGACATCGCCTGGACTCCGCTCAAATAGGCTGGTTCCCTGGAACGTGAGTTCCGTCGGCTCCCTGCAATTCCGCCAGGGCCTGCTGGAGCTGCTCGAACTTGACGGGCTTCACCAGATGGCGGGCAAAGCCGGCCTCACGGGTGCGCTGATGGTCCTCCTCCATGCCGTAGCCGGACAGGGCGATGCCGCTGAGTATAATGCCCCGGCTGCGGAGCTGCTGCATCAGGTCCATGCCTGAGCCGTCTGGAAGTCCCACATCGGAGACGAGAATGTCCAGTGTGTTTGCGGCCATTTCAGCCGCCAGCACGCCTTCCGCCACACTGCCCACCGCCGTCACCACATGTCCTGCCCGGTTCAGCAGCCGTGCCAGCACCTGCCGGGTAGGCTCGTGGTCTTCCACCAGCAGGATGTTAAACAGGTGGCTGGCAGGGGGCTCGGCCTCGG encodes:
- a CDS encoding ankyrin repeat domain-containing protein, which produces MKRVFIGVFILMAGALIGQDGKASSPDKERLDQLYDAVQVGDVEVATQLLRSGVDPNGGTDTYPDIPFHKAISQGNKEMVTAFIEAGARLNGPFESNQTPLSSVGGLLPFVGDAENLLEFLISKGADPRQDPHALAAAAKRDLDQVRFLLDRGAPLTAEALGAAVQAYKMDVFEFLLQKGADSKAVLQDGDTLFYCACASSYHSFSHDTESPKVVTAMLDRLLALGVNPESANKKGRTPVHGAVESVNKEALKWLIQHGANLDATDHQGQTALMLAAHHFLELPEVVSILASGGASLDLLDRQNRSALDHAYETSRWLVVEKLVSLGASYGDAEAFIRRLVKTTETETIQTSSLRRMVTKVLPAIQDAKSFEVDGRSLMVWAVLVNDLELLKAFLAAGCPVDASDSDGRTPLLWAGMVGAKDIYAHLLLLGADPASTDIEGRTTEQWLAISSKRFSKPLIE
- the nadA gene encoding quinolinate synthase NadA: MVAVATPTLVTEILRLKKERNAVILAHNYQSKEIQEIADFVGDSLGLAYHAKETDADVIAFCGVHFMAETAKIVNPTKTVILPDANAGCSLEQSCPGPQLEAFLKANAEKNYYVIAYINCSAHVKALSDCICTSGNAVKIVNAAPADRPILFVPDQNLGSWVMEQTGRKMDLWKGACYVHVEFTRDSIQGIKDEYPDAEVVAHPECTYAVRMLADVVCSTEKMVHYCQGSPASTFIIVTESGMMHRLEREVPGKRFIPGPTGHCACADCRYMKLNTLQKLHDSLRDLTPQVTMPEEIRVRAEKPLLRMLELSR
- a CDS encoding diacylglycerol kinase family protein, whose product is MNPNPRRSLCVILNCESGTLATLGPDVVEQGLKEIFEELGCEVEICQVPGKEVEAALEKARDGDADAVIVGGGDGTVATAATVFAGHAKPLGILPLGTFNLAARDVGMPLDWQEAARALVTAPVGEMDLLDVAGNLYMCVVVLGFYPALVMGRPEYHGSWIVKSARTLWDALRSAATFPPLHLCLQEGDKVIRHRTRIALLANNDYEDLFGIIPRRRTLDAGYFTVYVSKHQTQFGLMRSFVAWVMGRWKEDREIVSMRATDLEIRVTRKRRIPVMMDGELEKLTVPLRVKLVPKALRVIAPRIAEEAALAEETTAAA
- a CDS encoding metallophosphoesterase, which produces MRLVHISDLHFGAVSPDMPAFLRDAVMAAEPEVVVVSGDLTQNGRAREFEEARTFLDSIPIPQLVVPGNHDVPRWWVIWERFRRPWRHYRCIVQEDLEPVWTSPGLFVMGTNSARIAGWHLDWSRGRLSHHQMARMVKTGQEADDNALKVLVVHHPPAAPPQGTRRHLIGRQREFSQSVNLAGVDLILAGHFHISYAQTLRLSGGSAARSCVLSAVSTAISHRLKGEPNGFHIIEGDAHELTVQASRWDGTGYTPGKKWRFHRAADKRDWQEA
- a CDS encoding PIG-L family deacetylase, which translates into the protein MPKTILAIGAHYDDCPFGLPGILLKAVQQHQRVVILSLIGDYSNWPPVRGREEGLKQKTIEMAKERGIEMRFLNYSSMGFEPTLEAKREVAQVVAEVKPDTAFMLWPKDRHPDHEAASAISHAALFQPARLLGDDNARSPSQVFWYDNGPGHTIDFTPDTYVDVSSVWPAATEWLGGLMAYVRNRPLDVQKEAAVETKTVLARYRGLACGAKYAEAVRTVRPVARDWVV
- a CDS encoding aminotransferase class I/II-fold pyridoxal phosphate-dependent enzyme — protein: MPQPARRLEIFTESVIREMTRQSNRHGSINLAQGFPDFDPPEELIEALAVAIRGPHHQYAVTWGAPRFRQALARKHSQYTGLDLDADRHVVVTCGSTEAMMVAMMTACDPGDKVIVFSPFYENYAADAILSGAIPVHITLHAPNYEFDRDELRKAFADGAKAIVICNPSNPCGKVFTRGELLFIAELADEFDAFVLMDEVYEHIVYAPNEHTYFATLPGMWERTLSCGSLSKTYSITGWRLGHVIAPENLISRCKKVHDFLTVGAAAPLQEAAVTALEFPASYYAGLQSDYKAKRDVFLPYLRQTGLPFTEPQGAYYTMLNIHSLGFATDTEAAAWLTSEVGVTGVPGSSFYREPEHRYIRFHFAKKEETLHAAGEKLVEGLRRGR
- the rarD gene encoding EamA family transporter RarD; protein product: MTRPPTSALLSAVMAFGLWGIIPIYWKWIGHLGADVAVAQRVVWTMALTLPLLLLRGELGQWLRELRRADVLRTHSLAAVLLGVNWGTFVWAALHGHLVECSLGYFLNPLLNVVIGYLLLGERLSRGQRVSVALASCGVLLQMLAVGRPPWIALVLAFSFGFYGLVRRQSVQGPLTGLATESLVALPLAGGFLIWQSLHGRAVFGDGGGLDLALVLGLGVVTTVPLLGFAHAARKLPFSLLGLLQFLAPTGQFLLGVLAFGEALSPLSLVAFAFIWTAIAIFCMDLRRKR
- a CDS encoding glycerophosphodiester phosphodiesterase family protein; this encodes MKRFSLLACLTMTSLFSLNAVEIVAHRGFSARAPENTVAAFNLAWQQGADACELDLLLTGDGEIAVLHDADTKRTTKVAKIVRDSTLADLQTLDAGSFKNAIFKGEKIPSLEESLATLPLGTRRFFLEVKSGPEVVPVLAKKLAKWRLRGHQLCIIAFNRQVAQESKKALPWIKVYRLSSEKENKKPVDLTQLIADTKADGLDGLDLGLKWKWSEAMVKQIKDAGLEVHVWTVNRPGDVRRLAGFGVDSITTDDPIMARAALEKK
- a CDS encoding platelet-activating factor acetylhydrolase IB subunit; its protein translation is MKNTALALLGLLLLTACEKPERVIPSHVATNPVPRDEKWMTRHNTFNEISKKGEATLVFLGDSITQGWEKNGKAAWEKFYGSRKAANFGIGGDRTEHVLWRLDNGNFDGLKPKLIVLMIGTNNTGHAGRPMKELNDANYECSADQTFDGVELILRRLKTKAPQAKVLVLGIFPRGENNEDAMRKQNQETNAKIATLADGKRIHYLDISQTFLQPDGTLTREVMPDLLHLSENGYGMWAEAIEPKIKELLGE